The Synchiropus splendidus isolate RoL2022-P1 chromosome 11, RoL_Sspl_1.0, whole genome shotgun sequence genome contains a region encoding:
- the LOC128766843 gene encoding probable pancreatic secretory proteinase inhibitor → MQILLLAVLLSLCAGAEVNRVRMPSCGGMTLTQACPLNYSPVCGSDGVTYANECFLCVRRLETNTDIMIVKEIACSAGRS, encoded by the exons ATGCAGATTCTTCTGCTGGCGGTCTTGCTCTCACTCTGTGCAG GAGCTGAGGTGAACCGGGTCAGGATG CCGTCCTGCGGAGGAATGACCTTGACTCAGGCCTGTCCACTCAACTACTCTCCAGTGTGTGGCAGTGACGGGGTCACGTACGCTAATGAGTGCTTCCTGTGTGTTCGACGACT ggaaacaaacacagacatcaTGATCGTGAAGGAGATCGCCTGCTCGGCCGGACGCAGCTGA